A portion of the Carassius carassius chromosome 42, fCarCar2.1, whole genome shotgun sequence genome contains these proteins:
- the LOC132124506 gene encoding phosphoenolpyruvate carboxykinase, cytosolic [GTP]-like, whose amino-acid sequence MSCLLLGVIRRRSAISTASVGVRSLASISSLPPSVAEFVSGAVTECKPAKVHVVTGTPEEAADILANLEKDGMVKKLTKYENCWIARTDPKDVARVESKTVIVTKEQRDTIPIPTGSAKSQLGSWMSEEVFQKAREERFPGCMAGRTMYVIPFSMGPVNSSLAKFGVQVTDSPYVVASMGIMTRMGTPVLEKLAEGAEFVRCQHSVGRPIPLKAPLVNSWPCNPDKVLISHLPDTRQILSFGSGYGGNSLLGKKCFALRIASRIAKDEGWLAEHMLILGITNPQGVKRYIAAAFPSACGKTNLAMMKPSLPGWKVECVGDDIAWMKFDSQGKLRAINPENGFFGVAPGTSMKTNPHAMATISRNTVFTNVGETSDGGVWWEGLEPPAPGIQLTDWHRKSWKYGDSTLCAHPNSRFCAPAGQCPIIDPLWESDEGVPIDAIVFGGRRPEGVPLVYESFSWRHGVFVGAAMRSESTAAAEHKGKVIMHDPFAMRPFFGYNFGDYLAHWLSMETRKDPTQLPKIFHVNWFRKDQKTGSFLWPGFGENARVLEWIFKRCGRTSEAEAATKSIVGWIPQNGAINTEGLGGNIDMGALFDLPKPFWQKETQELRTYFTQQVGADLPAQVEGELRALEERVRN is encoded by the exons ATGTCCTGCCTGTTGCTTGGAGTTATAAGGAG GCGAAGTGCCATCAGTACAGCTTCAGTTGGCGTGCGGTCACTCGCCTCCATCTCCTCTCTGCCCCCATCAGTGGCTGAGTTTGTGTCGGGTGCTGTGACCGAATGTAAACCTGCTAAAGTGCACGTGGTCACTGGCACTCCAGAGGAGGCAGCAGACATCCTGGCCAACCTAGAGAAAGATGGCATGGTGAAGAAACTCACCAAATATGAAAACTG CTGGATAGCACGTACTGACCCTAAAGATGTGGCTCGCGTGGAGAGTAAAACTGTGATTGTCACTAAGGAGCAAAGAGACACTATTCCCATTCCCACCGGAAGTGCCAAGTCCCAGCTAGGCAGCTGGATGAGTGAGGAGGTCTTTCAGAAAGCCAGAGAGGAACGCTTTCCTGGCTGCATGGCAG GACGCACTATGTATGTGATCCCCTTCAGTATGGGCCCTGTGAACTCTTCTCTCGCTAAGTTTGGCGTTCAGGTGACAGATTCTCCATATGTGGTGGCCAGCATGGGCATCATGACACGCATGGGGACACCTGTGCTGGAGAAACTAGCCGAGGGGGCGGAGTTTGTGCGCTGCCAGCACTCTGTGGGCCGACCTATACCACTCAAAG CTCCTTTAGTAAACAGCTGGCCTTGTAACCCGGACAAGGTGTTGATCTCACATCTTCCTGACACCAGACAGATCCTGTCCTTCGGCAGCGGTTACGGTGGAAACTCGCTCCTTGGAAAGAAGTGCTTTGCTCTTCGTATCGCCTCACGCATTGCCAAAGACGAAGGCTGGCTGGCTGAGCACATGCTG ATTCTCGGAATCACAAATCCTCAGGGTGTAAAACGTTACATTGCAGCAGCATTCCCAAGCGCTTGTGGGAAAACTAACCTTGCCATGATGAAACCATCACTGCCAGGCTGGAAGGTTGAGTGTGTGGGCGATGACATCGCCTGGATGAAATTTGACAGTCAGG GTAAACTCAGAGCTATTAATCCAGAGAATGGTTTCTTTGGAGTTGCCCCCGGGACGTCCATGAAGACAAACCCTCACGCCATGGCAACCATCTCCAGGAACACGGTGTTCACTAACGTGGGAGAGACCAGCGATGGGGGTGTTTGGTGGGAGGGTCTGGAACCACCTGCTCCTGGAATCCAACTCACAGACTGGCATAGGAAATCCTGGAAGTATG GTGATTCTACACTGTGTGCTCACCCGAACTCCAGGTTTTGTGCCCCGGCTGGCCAGTGCCCCATCATAGACCCACTTTGGGAAAGTGATGAGGGCGTCCCCATTGATGCCATTGTATTTGGTGGCAGAAGACCAGAAG GTGTGCCTTTGGTGTACGAGTCATTTAGTTGGCGTCATGGTGTGTTTGTGGGTGCAGCCATGAGATCAGAATCCACAGCTGCTGCTGAACATAAAG GTAAAGTAATCATGCATGACCCCTTTGCCATGCGTCCTTTCTTCGGCTACAACTTCGGCGACTACCTGGCCCACTGGTTGAGTATGGAGACACGCAAGGATCCCACCCAACTCCCAAAGATCTTCCATGTCAACTGGTTCCGGAAAGATCAGAAGACCGGCTCTTTCCTGTGGCCAGGGTTTGGAGAGAACGCCCGCGTCCTCGAGTGGATCTTCAAACGATGTGGCCGTACCAGTGAAGCGGAAGCTGCCACCAAAAGCATTGTGGGATGGATTCCACAAAACGGTGCCATAAACACAGAAGGCCTGGGTGGGAACATCGATATGGGTGCCCTCTTTGACCTGCCCAAACCCTTCTGGCAGAAGGAAACACAGGAGCTTCGGACCTACTTCACCCAGCAGGTTGGAGCTGATCTTCCTGCACAAGTGGAAGGAGAGCTGAGGGCGCTTGAGGAGAGAGTCAGGAACTGA